Within the Syngnathoides biaculeatus isolate LvHL_M chromosome 13, ASM1980259v1, whole genome shotgun sequence genome, the region ataaaaacatttaaaatcaagGCTAAAAACTACTCATGTATAAAATTAACcgacaaagaagaaaaggaaggaCATTACAGTTATTTTCACAAATGTGaagtgtcattttgtttttaaaaacagttttttttttttcaattttagtttgacttattttgttcatttcgcTTATTATTATATCCTTGACAGGGAGCGTCAGTAAACAGCTTGAGggctgttaattttttttttttttacagaattgTTTGCTGTCTCTCAACCTGTTGCTTGTTCTGAAGCGTGGTGTTCACTGCCATCAAACAGGATGTTAAGTTTTTGCTCTCAtgtcagaatttaaaaaaataataataataaaaaaataaaagccaaatGATATCTATCTCAAACAACTCGGGTCACCTGAATCTCAAGACACCACTGACCCAGTACTTATTTTTATGGAAGAAGTATTTTCCAAAGCCAAACAAATTAGAAGTGGTCAGAAGCACCAATATTGCAGTATTAGAGATTGTAGTGTATCTAAATGATTGAAATCTGTTGTAATGTTCTTTTCAGTTTTCTCTGTGGTCTTCTTTTTGGCTAAATCAATTCAACGTCTCCCATCAGAAAAATTCTTCATTCCATACCTGCACTTGCTCCTTGTCAGGCAGCAAATTTTGTTTCTCCGGTGGTTCTCGGATGCTGTCGGGTGCTGGGTAGAACTTGGGTCCTGGTGTGGGCTCTCTGTCAAAATCCAGCTTGGTCACCAGTGGGTCACTGTAGATAAGGATACAATTAAGATAGATCATCTTGCAGAACCAAGTCAAGTGTCAAGTCCTTTTAGGTTGATGAGAAGTGAAAGGTGCCTTTGCTTGCCTGCTGGGTCTGGGTGAACCTGGGATGCCGCTGGACCCGGTCTCGGCAGCCTGTGGGCTGAAGGAGTTGGTGCTCACAGTTGGGATGGCTCTTCTCACCAGACGGCCCCAAGTAGCGATGTTGATGTTCATCTGAGGGGCTCGCAGGAAAGTCTTACCTGGTGACGCAGAAGAAGGAAGCAGGAACAGGGATATGATTTAAAAGAATAGCTGTTTGAATTAtcttagtgaaaaaaaattaaaggctcaAAGTTAGGGAAATTAACTGTGCCTATAAATATTAGCGACATTGAGGtttctttaacaaaaaaaaaaaaaagcaaaactttgACCACTTACCTTGCTGTTTCGAGAAAATCTTCTTTTGTCTCTGCAATTTTGGTCGTCTCTCGATGACGGGATTAAAAAACGTTACCTAAACAACACACATGATCAACTTCGTAAATGCATAATGAATAGCAGTAATGGTTACACaactttgttcatttgttttgacCAGCAAAGATTtagatgatttgtttttgtgtgcgcacAAACCTCAGCAAACAGCATCCCCTGTGGCTCTAGGTACAAACACATTCCATGACGCTGGTTGTCCAAGAAGTCCTCAAGACGCAGGAATTTTACGGCGCAGAGTGAGCGCCAGTCACGCCAATAAACGGAGATCTCCAACTCGCGAGACTACAAGGGGACAGTAAGAGATAAACACATTAGACCCATGTTGGACAAACACGAGTCAATAGCAGTGATGCAGGTTCAGTGTACACAGTATGAGCTTATATTTGTTACCCGGTCCAGCTCCAATGTAAACTTATGGTCCCAGGCCTGGTTGCTGACTGGCCTCCAGCTGGTCTGACCAACGACTGTGTTGTCCAATTTCAAAACTGCGCTGATCTCATCTGAGGAGAAACAGCCCCTGCTTACAAACACCGGCTTTGTATTGATGTAATCAATTTCAGTGGTAACGTGACTTAATGTATTTGATGACAAAGCATGTAATTTAATTCACTCATCAAATAAATTTTCCTTTATTAGCCTTCATTAGAATTAACTGAAGGCAGCACTGTGGAGGACTGGTTAacacttctgcctcacagttatgaggaactgggttcaaatccagtgtcgcctgtgtggagtgtgcctGTTTtacctgtgcctgcatgggttttctgcgggtacttcagtttcctcccacatcccaaaaatatgcatatgcaggttcattgaagacgTAATTGCCCATAGGGGTGAAGATGAGTGTGAattttgtttatatgttcccCGCTATTGGATGGTCATCACTACAGGGTGTAACTTGCGGCTCGCCTgaagatcgctgggataggctccagtacacccGCGACCCAATTGACGGATAAGgaacacagaaaatggatgggtggaattaATTGAAAcaccattaatccattccagttCCCCAAAGtttatcatttttgtcattaaaaaaaacaaaaaatattccattgtattaaaaatacaaaataacaacaatatgaaaagtttttttaaagtctACTAAATTTCAAAGGCTGTagttatcaaatattttttataattgcATATATAGATTATCCCATTGATTAATTGAATAAATATTGCATTATAAAGGATGAACGTGGTGCAGGTATTTTAGTTCACTTGGGTAAGACCTCTTGAATGATGTGAGATGTGGCTATGCAGCTAATGTATGAATGTGCCTTATACCCGTTTGTTACCGTTccgtttatccatccatccatctattttctttgccgcttatcctcacaagggtcacggggagtgctggagcctatcccagttgtcaacgcgcaggagtcgaggtacaccctgaactggttgccagccaatcatagggcacatagagacaaacagccgcactcacaatcacacctaggggtaatttagagtgtccaaatataattgcatgtttttgggatgtgacccacgcaggcacaagaagaacatgcaaactccacacagcaggggccgggattgaacccaggtcctcaaaactgtgaggccaatgctttaccagctcatccaccgtgccgccccattccATTTATCACTAAAGCAAATGAAAGAGCACCAGCGTTTGTTCCTATTCTGGACTACTTGTGGCCATTCCAGCCCACGTAATTACTTTCTGTACTGGAGTATTTGTAAATTGGATGCGTCACTTTAAATGGTGTGCCCTATTGTGAGTATTCTTAGTCTGTATTTAACCTGCTAAATTAAAGTTTGAAAGTGCATGTGGgactgtggctctcctttcccacatgTGACAGCATTACAGTGCCTTAATTGCTCCCTCTTTCCTTTATTTTAATCTTTACTCAAGCAGCAGCATATCTGAAACTCACTAATAACTCGCAAAAACTTGTggcactcataagtcaaggtaccactgcaaTTCCTTTTAACAGTATGTATCATTGTTTACTTGAATAGATGTACTTACTAGAGAGCTCCTCGCTTTTTGTCATGTTCCGTGAGCTCACACTGCGGTTTCGGTTAGCTCTGCTTATGAAGGATGAGCGTGTTTCACTGGGACTCCACCCCGGCAGAGGGACAGATGCAGCTTTCGAGCGGCCAGGAACATTTTCCAGAAGGTCTTGACAGCCCATAAGCCTAACGTCTAAGGTGCCTGGTAGTGGAGTGTGGAAAATATCACACAATATTTCGTCTGAAATGTTCAATAATCTGGTTACAACTGCATTCTTGATCAAACACAGAATACAGTCAGAGccaataaaatgaattaaagtaTGTTATGTTTGTTAACACGCTTGATTCTAAATCGTGTCCTGTGGTACCTGTAAGTGCAGCGGGCTTTGTCACTGTGCTGTACTGGTTCTGTGTGGAGATGATGCTAGATCGTGGGCTGAAGACCGGCGTGGAAAGGAGTGACAGCTCTTCCACAATGCTGCTATTCCGTGGGTGGTTCTTGGGCAGCTCGCTGAGGCGCTGCTCCAAGGAGTAGCGCAGGAGGTCGAGCTTTTGGCTGGATTCATTAAAGCGGGCTTGGGCCTGAATTGGAGGAGGGTGACGATGCAGACAGTGAATAAATCAGGAATGAGCAGACAGACATGCGTCATGAATAGTTGCGCTTGACTGTGTAATTCTAGATCCATGAGGAATAAAAAACCTGAAACGTTATCTTTCCTATTAATTATCTACTTTGAATTTTGATGACTTGTAGATGTAATGTGCTACCTCTAAATGTGCTCTCTTTTCTGTGACTTTTCCCGTGCCCAGGAGTTTCATAACATTCTTGGCTCCTTCCGCCACTGCAGATTCGATTCTGGCATGATGACACAGCTCCTCCACCCGAAGGTCCAAAGGGCTGATGATGGCCTTGTCTGGAGTACAATAAAGGACAATTACAAGTACAACAAACtcccttgcatgtttttttataatttcataatctgaatcatctttattttgacaagaatgtaaaaaaaaaaaacaaaaaagagagaatTTATCTTGAATCATTTAACATTAAGCACAGCTTACCAATCACGTCGTTGTTCTCAAAGTTCAGCTCATTGGTTTGGCTGGCCTTGAGGATCTGCATCCTGATGAACTCGATCTTCATCTTGCTATCCTGTAGCAACTGCTGTGCCGTCGCCAGCAACTTGCGATCCTAGCGGAACAATCAAACCATTAAAGTCTGCCAGAAGGACCTGCTCATGACAactgcaaaacaacaaaaatactttaAGCCTGATTCAGcacatttttgcatttaaaaatagtCTGTCATgcgcaagtaaaaaaaaaaaacctaacagaAATACTGTTACACTTCAGACATCAATGAACCTGTGATTacaagtacatttttatttgctaaaaCAAAGGCATATCTTTGTGTATGTATTAACCGGCCACTCTTATGCCAGTAAATCGCACACAGACATGAAAATTCCTCTGAATTTAACTCCAGGTCACCCGGCGCCCAGAGGAAAAGAACTCTCTCCAACAGGAATTTCCTCTGTGACATCATGACAGGGCTATTTCCATCTGGCTCTTGTGTCTGTCTGATGACAAAACATTGTGACCTTTCAAAGTTACACAGACACAGTAGAGACAGTTGCATGATATACCAAAACCCTACTTTCTGTTGTAACTGACGGTAGGCTATGGTCTACATCTGGGACAGGCAACTGGCGGCCCGCGAGCGGAGTGGAGGGACCCCTCCATTCATATAGAATGACTGTATAAGGGCTTCCTCCATCATACATGAGCGGTTTAAAGGTTTTAAATCCACAGGATGAAAACAATCCTCTAGCCAAGCAAGTTTTTCACCAGCCATTTTGGTAAATCATTTTACATAGGGATGCAcaattattaagaaaaaaatataatcaatgtGTATGTATGCAGCCCTAATTTTCCACATACTTCTATAATACAGGACTGAGAAAAGGTCACAGCAACaaacaacaagaagaaaaaaaacgttaacATCATTTAAGTTTGGCCTCACTGTCTTTGTGCAACAGCATTACAACCTCTATGGCAAGGgggtcaaagtcatttttgtcacaggccacatagtagttatggtttccctcagagggtcgttacgactgtgaaaccataaaaatctttaatcgccgcatcttatttacaaatgaaattcatgaacagttttggaatcagaaatcgagggaaAGAAATGTGGTTAATGGGATCGGCTAGTAGTTCATGTATGGTAATAcagaaatgcttgtaatatcttaacgttatcatttatggcatgacaatttgagattgtgttacagattttcacatgaatcatggaagttgacactaGTGCTCTATGGGATCATGCTCCCTGGGAAGTGTGCATCTGTTTACTTTATATTTACAGAGCAGGCAACCAATaaaaattcacttccagaacaTTTTGTCCAAATTTGTCACTTGCATTGTATTTGACTGCTACTGCCAGCACCCTCATTGGCTGAtcaatcattgtttttttcaattatccGATGTACATTTTTATCCGATTCACCAATTAATCAATGGGATAATCGGGAGAATCATTTAGTTTGAGTTGGAGGGAGAGCCGAGTCTTGAATAAGAGGCCCCAGTCtcagtgggtttttttgttgttaaataaaGGATTGGATTGTTATgttccatcattctgctgtaTCAGATGGACATTTTATGGAAATGTATGCACTGTATATGTAAAGCCTACCTTTGACGGCCCATTGGAGTACATCTGAATCATGTTCTCTGCACCCTGTTTGACCTTGAGCTCAATGTCGTTCTGTCTTTTCAGGGCAGCTAGGCGGCTGCTGCTTGTGCACATTCGGCTCTCGCTGTTAGGGGTATCTGGGGTCAGGGGGCATTCTGAGGAGAAAGGAAGGGTTAGGGCCTTGAAGCATTTTGCAAAACAAGCACTGATACAGAAGATGACTGGTGCTGGAGTTTGTCACAGACTTGAAATTGAACTCTGCTTGTAGGCACTATTTTTGGCAAGCAGCCTTGTTGAGGTTAGCTAAATAATCCTTCAGCCTAGCACGAATAATTATAACTTTGCTTACAGAAAAGCTGTCGGGTAGAAGCTTCCGGAAGCTCAAGTGGAAATGAATTTGTTATTAcagaattttatttattctaaGAATAAAGACAGCGCTGCAATAATGAAGATTTGTAACAGAAGGCAGAGAGGAAATTAGAAGTTTCCTACCATGTCACAGATAACTTCAGAGGGATTATTTACAaaagcacccttgtgaggaaaagaggcttggaaaatggatatggaTGTTTGAAGTAAGACAAGAACTTTGAACAGACAAACCATGTGTGTAATACAtcacataaaaacatttctcgaactctgtgtactgtacaATGGAAAACCATCCAGAGAATAGGTTTTCACTGGTGTAATTGAAACGGACATGGAAACCATTCCCTacacagagtaaaaaaaaaaaaacacacacacacaaccagcCTGATTTCTCCAGACCTGATTTGCAAGTTCAGTTTCTGTGGCATTTATGCCAAGGTAGAACTCTTCATAAAAAAGGAGATCGTGCTCAAAAAATGCTTAttaacaaatgtttgttttttttccaggaagaACATTGTCCATAATATGAATTAGTCTTGTGTTTTTAAAAGACACAACAATATCTTGGACCTGCAGCTATTGAATATTTTTCGAAATTATGTCAACACTTCAATTAATCggataaaaattgattttggaTTATTAAAGGTCAGATTTTTTGGCGAATCATATCTCCAATGAGTGACTCTGTAACATAGACATATATACTGTAAGTTCGAGAAATttaaatgacctgatttcaaggCTCCTCGCAGCAAAATGTCTGACCTTATGGTTGGGCGTCATTTGAATTTAACTGATTTTGGTCCAATCGATTCTCGATTCTTATTCTCTAGAGGGCTAGGTCAAAACtgtttgcatggtttaaataacgggtgtccaaattatgaatgTAGATTTTCTTAGCTGCCTGCAGCATAAactaaaattaatatttgactCAGCGTTTTATATCcagtatcaatatcaaacctTAGAACTAAAAGCCAATGTGTGGAACTAACACAAATGACCTAATATTTGTTAATTATTGTATCACATAAAAGTTACGGGTGGGGAGTATCGTCTTACTAGCCAAGTTCAATCGTCCGCGACTGTTATCGCAATGTCCTTATATCGCAAAAGttttctgtcaattgactgtctgttgtcGTACTCCACAGGTACGTCATAGTACAGCAGCTCAAACTATCtgagaaaaattctttgtgtgcttttaacattctaaaaacatagATGATTCTGATCAATGTGGGAAATaaataatctttaaaaaaactcAGTTGAACACAAGTGGTAGCAACACACAAACAAGAGGAGACAATACTTAGGgacattctttatcctctgaaaAATAACAGACTGTTTTGTGTTTGATACAGTAATTACTTTGATCTTAATGatgttattactgtatgttttcaataaatataATGCGgcaaagtgcatttttttctatttaatgAATGCTACGACATGTTTTTGGgtggctggaacggattaatggcattttcattcattacaaTACAGAAAGCTGACTTGAGATATGGATGTTTTGAGTTGCAAGGGTGGTCACCGAACATATTAAAATTCTTACAGTTACcactgtagtaaaaaaaaaaaaaaaaacggggggggACTTATGTGTGGCATAAACACGGATACTGACCTTCAGTGCCTGAGAAAGTTCGTCTGTGACAAACAGTAGACCAACCAGGAAAGATAAGCAGAAACCCCACCCCACAAGTTGTCCAGCAACAAAACCCACCCATTCTGGCTGCTGGTCGAGACACAGTGTTTCTGACTCATTTGGGAAATAAGCACTGTTCAAGGTCTGACCGCGTGTCAAAAGGTTGTCCCATGACTGCGGAGCCGAGACACACTAAATTCCCAGCTCACGTCATTTCACCACGGTCAGCGACATTCCGGTGGCATTGCGTCACACAGAAAGATAGAAAGAAAGACCTCGTTCATCAGCCAGAGGGTCACAGAGTCAGGCTAAATTTGTTCCCACTCAAGATAACCATTTACCGAGAGAACTCTCTGCCCTCCCCCAAAACACATGCCCCCCCTTGGTCTACTTCCCAACATCAACTGAATTGGGGAATGTCAACGCCATCAGGCAGACAAACACCattccttcacttcctttcaTGTGACCACTCGCCTCCTGACAACTGCGTCTTCAGTCCACCGGTGTAACGTGAGCGGGCTAAACAAGCACCACTGTTATGGTTGACCCTTTGCAAGTTTTACTGTTGTTGACAGAGTAACTGGAGCCAGCTTTCAACAGCTTTTGGAGGGGAACAATCGTCATCTCATTGTAACTATTGGTGGAATGCAACAATGTTAGCCTCTTGAGTGTGAGTCACCTCCAAATACTGGCTTGGGCTGTGTATGTGCTGATGTTCATGCTGGTGTGCTCTGACACAACACTGACAAAAGTACTTACTATGTGATACTTGGCATTAAAGTACCCAGTAATGAGGGACACTTTGTTGCTAAAGAAATAACAGAGTAGCCAAACCCTTCTCTAAGATTAGATGAAGCACAGTGTAAACCaccaaaaactaaatacagtattttcccTACATGCAACCTAAAACCAGATTGAAATGCCCTTTTCCTTTAAGGTATTGATACAGTAAGTAGAGTAATGGACACTCAGAGGTACCTATGTTAAATTCAGGGGGCCAACTCTCCAAATACGGGGCCCCATTTTTCTTGTTTAGCCAAGCTCTTGGAGCTGGCCAAACTCCAGCTGCCAAGACAAGTCATTCCAGACAGGGCTGCTTAACACATGTAAATTACTTATTTAAGGCTCTATCACAATTGTATGGGAATAAAACCGTCTCACGCACCAATTACTATTTCAGGGAGGGAACACTGCTTTAGTTACCTTGTGATTCTTCTGGGTCTTTAACCACAATGTGGGCGTTGAGCTCCTGTAGCTCTTGGTGAAGCTCCTCAACCTTTTTGTTAGATTTCTTGAGCATGTTGTCGACATAAGCCAGGCTcttcttgtctgttgtgacctGAGGAGGAAGTCCGATCATGACAAAATGTCTCATATACTGTGCTCTCTATACACTACTCACAAGAAGTTAGAGATTTCTTTACAATTTTTAGGGTGAACCTAAAATGCAGGAACCTTTAAAAGTGGATTTAATTTGACCTCTTAACTTTTAAACTCACATCCCACTGCTCAACgtttcagtactttttcatAACTTGCTACAAGGAGCTGAAttgcaaaaatccacaacatccTGAAATTCTACCTGAAAACCCAATATTCTTAACGTTTGGGAGTAATTTACATTTTAGGATGTGCAAACACTGTTGATGTTGACACTAATGATAGTACCTTGCGCAGATTCTCTGCACCTTCTTTGATCTTTAGCTCCTTTCGGATCTCACGCCGAATCTGCTCCTTGATCTCTTCCAGTTTCTGTTGGACCATGGTGTCTGACAGGTCCAGATTGTTGCCCAGACCCAACCTCTCTGATACCAGATGACCCCTGACATCCCCCTAATAGATGAGAGAAAATGAGAAGTGGAGGAAGTGagtggagagagagaaaaggaaagTAAAGCAGAAAAAGTACTTAAGTATCGATAAATGGAATGTGACACATGTATTgatgaacaataaataaataaatcccagTTTCCCAATTCAAAAGAGTCCCAACGTCAAATTGAGACAACTACACGACATTCGATGCATCAATTGAATTGAGACATGCtgacaaaacacaaaacgaAAAAGAATTAATGTCTCTTGTATTTGTCCTCTTAGCATGTGGCATTTGGCATCCACATGACATGCTTAAAACTTTGGCTGAGAAGGGACTGGAAATAGTAGCACATATTGCAGACATTGCGATTTGACAGGTGCGCACGTGCGCCATCTCACTCGCAAATCtccacagaaaaatg harbors:
- the pkn2a gene encoding serine/threonine-protein kinase N2 isoform X2, with protein sequence MAADSVQGDVRGHLVSERLGLGNNLDLSDTMVQQKLEEIKEQIRREIRKELKIKEGAENLRKVTTDKKSLAYVDNMLKKSNKKVEELHQELQELNAHIVVKDPEESQECPLTPDTPNSESRMCTSSSRLAALKRQNDIELKVKQGAENMIQMYSNGPSKDRKLLATAQQLLQDSKMKIEFIRMQILKASQTNELNFENNDVIDKAIISPLDLRVEELCHHARIESAVAEGAKNVMKLLGTGKVTEKRAHLEAQARFNESSQKLDLLRYSLEQRLSELPKNHPRNSSIVEELSLLSTPVFSPRSSIISTQNQYSTVTKPAALTGTLDVRLMGCQDLLENVPGRSKAASVPLPGWSPSETRSSFISRANRNRSVSSRNMTKSEELSNEISAVLKLDNTVVGQTSWRPVSNQAWDHKFTLELDRSRELEISVYWRDWRSLCAVKFLRLEDFLDNQRHGMCLYLEPQGMLFAEVTFFNPVIERRPKLQRQKKIFSKQQGKTFLRAPQMNINIATWGRLVRRAIPTVSTNSFSPQAAETGSSGIPGSPRPSSDPLVTKLDFDREPTPGPKFYPAPDSIREPPEKQNLLPDKEQVQDALASFDFLNKRNSVAVKPNLDLVAETELQHPDLELTAFPKDAEIREEEQFHFSLKDFKCVAVLGRGHFGKVLLAEYKSTGEMFAIKALKKGDIVARDEVDSLMCEKRIFETVNSVRHPFLVNLFACFQTQEHVCFVMEYAAGGDLMMHIHADVFSEPRAVFYAACVVLGLQYLHDHKIVYRDLKLDNLLLDTEGYVKIADFGLCKEGMGFRDRTSTFCGTPEFLAPEVLTETSYTRAVDWWGLGVLIFEMLVGESPFPGDDEEEVFDSIVNDEVRYPRFLSTEAISIMRRLLRRSPERRLGAGESDAEDVKKHLFFRNMDWNGLMSKKVKPPFVPTIQGANDVSNFDDEFTSEAPILTPPREPRVLNSDEQNMFSDFDYIADWC
- the pkn2a gene encoding serine/threonine-protein kinase N2 isoform X3, whose product is MAADSVQGDVRGHLVSERLGLGNNLDLSDTMVQQKLEEIKEQIRREIRKELKIKEGAENLRKVTTDKKSLAYVDNMLKKSNKKVEELHQELQELNAHIVVKDPEESQECPLTPDTPNSESRMCTSSSRLAALKRQNDIELKVKQGAENMIQMYSNGPSKDRKLLATAQQLLQDSKMKIEFIRMQILKASQTNELNFENNDVIDKAIISPLDLRVEELCHHARIESAVAEGAKNVMKLLGTGKVTEKRAHLEAQARFNESSQKLDLLRYSLEQRLSELPKNHPRNSSIVEELSLLSTPVFSPRSSIISTQNQYSTVTKPAALTGTLDVRLMGCQDLLENVPGRSKAASVPLPGWSPSETRSSFISRANRNRSVSSRNMTKSEELSNEISAVLKLDNTVVGQTSWRPVSNQAWDHKFTLELDRSRELEISVYWRDWRSLCAVKFLRLEDFLDNQRHGMCLYLEPQGMLFAEVTFFNPVIERRPKLQRQKKIFSKQQGKTFLRAPQMNINIATWGRLVRRAIPTVSTNSFSPQAAETGSSGIPGSPRPSSDPLVTKLDFDREPTPGPKFYPAPDSIREPPEKQNLLPDKEQVQPFDPSLQDALASFDFLNKRNSVAVKPNLDLVAETELQHPDLELTAFPKDAEIREEEQFHFSLKDFKCVAVLGRGHFGKVLLAEYKSTGEMFAIKALKKGDIVARDEVDSLMCEKRIFETVNSVRHPFLVNLFACFQTQEHVCFVMEYAAGGDLMMHIHADVFSEPRAVFYAACVVLGLQYLHDHKIVYRDLKLDNLLLDTEGYVKIADFGLCKEGMGFRDRTSTFCGTPEFLAPEVLTETSYTRAVDWWGLGVLIFEMLVGELLRRSPERRLGAGESDAEDVKKHLFFRNMDWNGLMSKKVKPPFVPTIQGANDVSNFDDEFTSEAPILTPPREPRVLNSDEQNMFSDFDYIADWC
- the pkn2a gene encoding serine/threonine-protein kinase N2 isoform X1 — its product is MAADSVQGDVRGHLVSERLGLGNNLDLSDTMVQQKLEEIKEQIRREIRKELKIKEGAENLRKVTTDKKSLAYVDNMLKKSNKKVEELHQELQELNAHIVVKDPEESQECPLTPDTPNSESRMCTSSSRLAALKRQNDIELKVKQGAENMIQMYSNGPSKDRKLLATAQQLLQDSKMKIEFIRMQILKASQTNELNFENNDVIDKAIISPLDLRVEELCHHARIESAVAEGAKNVMKLLGTGKVTEKRAHLEAQARFNESSQKLDLLRYSLEQRLSELPKNHPRNSSIVEELSLLSTPVFSPRSSIISTQNQYSTVTKPAALTGTLDVRLMGCQDLLENVPGRSKAASVPLPGWSPSETRSSFISRANRNRSVSSRNMTKSEELSNEISAVLKLDNTVVGQTSWRPVSNQAWDHKFTLELDRSRELEISVYWRDWRSLCAVKFLRLEDFLDNQRHGMCLYLEPQGMLFAEVTFFNPVIERRPKLQRQKKIFSKQQGKTFLRAPQMNINIATWGRLVRRAIPTVSTNSFSPQAAETGSSGIPGSPRPSSDPLVTKLDFDREPTPGPKFYPAPDSIREPPEKQNLLPDKEQVQPFDPSLQDALASFDFLNKRNSVAVKPNLDLVAETELQHPDLELTAFPKDAEIREEEQFHFSLKDFKCVAVLGRGHFGKVLLAEYKSTGEMFAIKALKKGDIVARDEVDSLMCEKRIFETVNSVRHPFLVNLFACFQTQEHVCFVMEYAAGGDLMMHIHADVFSEPRAVFYAACVVLGLQYLHDHKIVYRDLKLDNLLLDTEGYVKIADFGLCKEGMGFRDRTSTFCGTPEFLAPEVLTETSYTRAVDWWGLGVLIFEMLVGESPFPGDDEEEVFDSIVNDEVRYPRFLSTEAISIMRRLLRRSPERRLGAGESDAEDVKKHLFFRNMDWNGLMSKKVKPPFVPTIQGANDVSNFDDEFTSEAPILTPPREPRVLNSDEQNMFSDFDYIADWC